Proteins encoded in a region of the Shewanella polaris genome:
- a CDS encoding glycosyltransferase family 2 protein translates to MKKLISICIPTYNRCAKVKLAIESALSVKSELIDIIVMDNYSPDNTWSEINKLDDSRLKVFRQGKNIGFCGNLLDVVSKAETDFVFLLSDDDLINPKYVEKIIEEGLLDSCATGIIYGSIFNTHKNKFYSEYSNSLYNRLSGISEVAVKHSYMSGMILNKKYIDMKLLYQLYQCEDKLMYPHEVMVLSILQQNKDIITISDICCYQGVPGFSHIIDETVYYYYTERVYLIKQYIRITNYIYEEGVERDTIKKNIAHLATVILLNSSPLIWGKGHKKIIHRLKYYIAINSIRKMSFKFNLNIIRVLILKVLNLRF, encoded by the coding sequence ATGAAAAAATTAATTTCTATATGTATTCCAACATATAATCGCTGCGCTAAAGTAAAACTTGCAATTGAATCTGCTTTAAGTGTAAAAAGTGAATTAATAGACATCATTGTTATGGATAATTACTCCCCTGATAATACTTGGTCTGAGATAAATAAATTAGATGATAGTCGCTTAAAGGTTTTTAGACAGGGAAAAAATATAGGTTTTTGTGGGAACTTATTAGATGTGGTATCAAAAGCTGAAACTGATTTTGTTTTTTTACTCAGTGATGACGATTTAATTAACCCTAAGTATGTTGAAAAAATTATTGAAGAGGGCCTGCTAGATTCTTGTGCTACAGGTATAATATATGGCAGTATTTTTAATACCCATAAGAATAAATTTTATTCTGAGTATTCAAATTCACTTTATAACCGTCTAAGTGGTATTTCCGAGGTTGCAGTTAAACATTCATACATGTCTGGTATGATCTTAAATAAAAAATATATAGATATGAAATTATTATATCAACTGTATCAGTGTGAAGATAAACTAATGTATCCTCATGAAGTTATGGTGCTTTCAATTTTACAACAAAATAAGGACATTATCACGATATCAGACATATGTTGCTATCAGGGTGTCCCTGGGTTTTCTCATATTATAGATGAAACAGTATATTATTATTATACTGAAAGAGTCTATTTAATAAAGCAATATATTAGAATAACAAATTATATATATGAGGAAGGAGTTGAAAGGGATACAATCAAAAAAAATATAGCACATTTAGCAACTGTTATTTTATTAAATTCGTCACCATTGATTTGGGGCAAAGGACATAAAAAGATTATTCATAGGTTAAAATACTATATTGCTATTAATTCTATTCGTAAAATGTCTTTTAAATTTAATTTAAATATAATAAGAGTACTTATTCTGAAAGTGTTAAACTTGCGATTTTAA
- a CDS encoding oligosaccharide flippase family protein, which yields MSKLLTNSFIYTVLAIFEKGLVFFMMPIYTAYLSPADFGSYSLVLAINAFLILLYTFSLENGLGKFYYDFKADEEKVRELFGTIFTTVLLISFIFTLLFYFFYNDLFNVFSNNDDLHHNLKIGLACIAFYPAYSILKRMYQVKQESKKFGFLSFLYTLLLIMMNLVCIILLNLKSEGLLFGLLFTNIVFFSYSIFNFYKSNGFYYNFEILKTVLKYSLPLFPHSVSNIVTTMCDRIFVGYFLTLTAVGLYSVASQISMIFSVLIGSFTMAYGPFFFEKMKGSATDKTEIIKIAHTVVPIFCLFGIGFSLFSKEIVMLMATDAYLEAYNYAMILIFVFVFQSVYIFTAGPLLINSTTRYAAISIFAALLNIFLNYILIPIYGIYGAAVATLIQKIIAVILYSYLGYKSTDKLEFNFRYLILLPVLSFVIVFTLSPLLNQQALYISISAKVLIILFCTVILLLTNSYIYIFSKKFYFNIRKKIK from the coding sequence ATGTCTAAATTATTAACAAACTCGTTTATATATACGGTTTTAGCTATTTTTGAGAAGGGCCTCGTATTTTTTATGATGCCTATTTATACCGCTTACCTGTCACCAGCTGATTTTGGTTCATATAGCTTAGTACTCGCTATAAATGCATTTCTTATTTTGTTGTATACTTTTTCTTTAGAAAATGGACTTGGGAAATTTTATTATGATTTCAAAGCTGATGAGGAAAAAGTTAGAGAGCTATTTGGCACAATATTTACAACAGTATTATTAATATCATTTATATTCACTCTGTTATTCTATTTTTTTTATAACGATTTGTTTAATGTCTTTTCTAATAATGATGATTTGCATCACAACTTAAAAATTGGACTTGCTTGTATTGCATTTTATCCAGCTTATTCAATATTAAAACGCATGTATCAAGTAAAACAAGAATCAAAAAAGTTTGGTTTTCTTAGTTTTCTGTATACATTGTTGCTTATAATGATGAATCTTGTATGTATTATACTTTTAAATTTAAAGTCAGAGGGTTTGTTGTTTGGGTTACTATTTACAAATATAGTTTTTTTTAGTTATTCAATTTTTAATTTTTATAAGAGTAATGGTTTTTATTATAATTTTGAAATATTAAAAACAGTATTAAAATACTCACTACCGTTATTTCCACATAGCGTATCGAATATTGTAACGACTATGTGTGATAGGATATTTGTAGGTTATTTTCTTACCTTAACAGCTGTAGGATTGTATTCAGTAGCAAGCCAAATTAGTATGATTTTTAGTGTATTAATAGGATCATTTACTATGGCATATGGCCCCTTTTTTTTTGAAAAGATGAAAGGGTCAGCAACCGATAAAACGGAAATAATAAAAATCGCACATACTGTAGTACCTATTTTTTGTTTATTTGGCATTGGTTTTAGCCTTTTTTCGAAAGAGATTGTAATGCTAATGGCTACAGATGCATATCTTGAAGCATATAATTACGCAATGATATTAATATTTGTTTTTGTATTTCAATCTGTATATATATTTACTGCTGGGCCTTTATTGATAAATTCGACAACTAGATATGCTGCTATAAGTATATTCGCTGCATTATTAAATATATTTTTAAATTATATTCTCATACCTATCTATGGTATCTATGGTGCGGCGGTAGCGACATTAATACAGAAAATTATTGCTGTTATTTTATATAGTTATTTAGGGTACAAATCAACAGATAAATTAGAATTTAATTTTCGATATTTAATTTTGTTGCCCGTTTTATCTTTTGTTATTGTGTTTACCCTATCGCCTTTATTAAATCAACAGGCTTTATATATAAGTATATCCGCTAAGGTTTTAATTATATTGTTTTGCACCGTTATACTGTTGTTGACTAATAGCTATATCTATATATTCTCAAAAAAGTTTTACTTTAATATAAGAAAAAAAATAAAATGA
- the pseF gene encoding pseudaminic acid cytidylyltransferase, producing the protein MTRILAIIPARAGSKRIPGKNLKNFLGKEIISYPIKALLAVNDIDTVIVSTDSEKIKSIALNYGASVPFIRSKKNSDDFATTFDVIEEVLSNCDRNFDLVCCVYPTSVFVTSNMLSEAIQVLQSNATASSIASVLEYSHPIQRSLIRKDGFLVSNHPECYNMRSQDLAVNYHDAGQFYIFKPDVVMTEKRLITDACIPFVINPNDAHDIDTIDDWKLAELKYKFKTHKVNK; encoded by the coding sequence ATGACTAGAATACTAGCTATTATACCTGCCAGAGCTGGTAGTAAGCGAATACCAGGTAAAAATCTGAAAAATTTTTTAGGTAAAGAGATTATTAGTTATCCGATTAAGGCTTTATTAGCAGTTAATGATATCGATACCGTTATTGTGTCTACAGATTCAGAAAAGATTAAGTCTATTGCTTTGAATTATGGAGCTTCGGTACCATTTATTAGGAGTAAGAAAAATTCAGATGACTTCGCTACTACTTTTGATGTTATTGAAGAAGTGCTAAGTAATTGTGATCGAAACTTTGATCTCGTTTGCTGTGTATATCCAACATCAGTCTTTGTTACTAGTAATATGTTATCAGAAGCTATTCAAGTACTACAATCAAATGCTACTGCAAGTAGTATTGCATCAGTTCTCGAATATAGCCACCCGATTCAACGGTCTTTAATTAGAAAGGATGGTTTTTTAGTATCTAATCACCCTGAGTGCTATAACATGAGAAGCCAAGATCTTGCTGTTAATTATCATGATGCGGGACAATTTTACATCTTTAAACCTGATGTTGTCATGACAGAGAAACGATTAATTACTGATGCCTGTATACCATTCGTCATCAATCCAAATGATGCTCACGATATTGACACAATTGATGATTGGAAATTAGCTGAACTTAAATATAAATTTAAAACCCATAAGGTCAATAAGTGA
- a CDS encoding N-acetylneuraminate synthase family protein: MNSKKILSSKFNIGNTSVTAAGEPYFIADIGANHNGDLNKAIELIYLAAESGAHAAKFQHFKADSIVSKHGFEVLKGEQSHQKNWKKSVFEVYQDASIDLDWTKTLVETCKHAGVEFFTSPYSTSLVDYVDEYVPAFKVGSGDITWPEIINKMASKGKPMLLACGASTLDEIDRAVQQTLCHTGEVVIMQCNTNYTASLENFKYINLNVLKTLRSMYPHAILGLSDHTPGHATTLGAIALGANIIEKHFTDSNNNEGPDHKFAMNPNSWREMVDRSNELYLSLGSGIKRVEDNEKETVIVQRRSIRLTQDVKVGEVLTKEHLECLRPCPDDAIEPYHLEKLLGKKITETVAAGDYIKWHQVK; the protein is encoded by the coding sequence ATGAATTCAAAAAAGATTCTGTCAAGTAAATTTAACATAGGTAATACTTCGGTTACAGCTGCTGGTGAACCTTATTTCATTGCTGACATTGGTGCTAATCATAATGGTGACTTAAATAAAGCAATAGAATTAATTTATTTAGCAGCAGAATCAGGAGCTCATGCTGCAAAATTTCAACATTTTAAAGCTGATTCCATTGTCAGTAAACATGGTTTTGAAGTGCTAAAGGGTGAGCAGTCTCATCAAAAAAATTGGAAAAAATCAGTTTTTGAAGTTTATCAAGATGCTTCGATTGATTTAGATTGGACTAAGACTCTTGTTGAAACTTGTAAACATGCTGGCGTAGAGTTTTTTACAAGTCCATACTCTACAAGTTTAGTCGATTATGTTGATGAGTACGTACCTGCATTTAAAGTAGGTTCAGGTGATATTACATGGCCGGAAATAATCAATAAAATGGCTTCAAAGGGCAAGCCAATGCTCCTCGCTTGTGGTGCCTCGACTTTAGATGAAATAGATAGAGCTGTGCAACAAACTTTATGTCATACCGGTGAAGTTGTTATAATGCAATGTAATACAAATTATACGGCATCATTAGAAAATTTTAAATATATCAACCTTAACGTATTAAAAACATTAAGATCTATGTATCCACACGCCATACTTGGATTAAGTGATCATACACCTGGTCATGCTACTACTTTAGGGGCGATAGCACTGGGTGCTAATATAATTGAAAAACATTTTACCGATTCTAATAATAATGAAGGGCCAGATCATAAGTTTGCTATGAATCCAAATTCATGGCGAGAAATGGTTGATCGTTCCAATGAGCTCTATTTATCCTTGGGTTCAGGCATCAAAAGAGTGGAAGACAATGAGAAAGAAACAGTGATTGTACAGCGTCGCTCAATTCGTTTGACTCAAGATGTAAAAGTTGGTGAGGTTTTAACTAAAGAACATCTAGAATGTCTACGTCCATGTCCTGATGATGCTATTGAACCTTATCACCTAGAAAAGCTCCTTGGTAAAAAAATTACCGAAACTGTTGC
- a CDS encoding dTDP-4-dehydrorhamnose reductase family protein, with amino-acid sequence MKKLLLIGSNGLLGTSLVKLLQPHYELVTLTRTSPNSDYNLDMTSKIKCSHLLAEVKPDLIVNLAALTNVDACEYDLNFAYQVNTRIAENISAYSNHHKDVFVVHISTDHIYDADNSTEEDVVITNNYAMTKYCGEKSFKSENVVILRTNFFGKSLSESSEGLCNSIYKLVLSNQELNLFNDVFFSPLSIHTLCDVILICLQKKIPGVFNVGSKGGMSKENFLKAFLQLSGFKDFKYRSISVNDIALKTARPKDMRMDVSLFEKKYNYNLPILINEIESVANEFKKDSVK; translated from the coding sequence GTGAAAAAGCTTTTATTAATAGGCTCTAATGGGCTACTTGGAACTTCCCTGGTTAAGTTATTACAACCTCATTATGAGTTGGTCACATTAACCAGAACGTCACCTAATAGTGATTATAATCTAGATATGACCTCCAAAATTAAATGCAGTCATTTATTAGCCGAAGTTAAACCCGATTTAATAGTTAACCTGGCAGCACTGACTAATGTTGATGCTTGTGAATATGATTTGAATTTTGCATATCAAGTTAATACAAGAATTGCTGAAAATATTTCAGCTTATAGCAATCACCACAAAGATGTTTTTGTAGTTCATATATCCACAGATCATATCTATGACGCTGATAACTCTACTGAAGAAGATGTTGTCATTACTAATAATTATGCAATGACAAAATATTGTGGTGAAAAAAGTTTTAAATCTGAAAACGTTGTGATTTTACGAACAAATTTTTTTGGTAAAAGCTTAAGTGAAAGTTCAGAAGGTTTATGTAATTCTATTTATAAATTAGTTTTATCTAATCAGGAACTGAATCTATTTAATGATGTTTTCTTTTCACCTTTATCAATTCACACATTATGTGATGTGATTCTCATTTGTCTACAAAAAAAAATACCAGGTGTATTTAATGTAGGTTCAAAAGGTGGTATGTCTAAAGAAAATTTTTTGAAGGCATTCCTTCAGTTATCTGGTTTTAAGGATTTTAAATATCGGTCAATTTCTGTAAATGATATAGCGTTAAAAACCGCTAGACCTAAAGATATGAGGATGGATGTAAGTTTGTTTGAAAAAAAATATAATTATAACTTACCAATATTAATTAATGAAATTGAGAGTGTAGCAAATGAATTCAAAAAAGATTCTGTCAAGTAA
- the pseB gene encoding UDP-N-acetylglucosamine 4,6-dehydratase (inverting), translating to MLNNKTVLITGGTGSFGKQFINTILERYPEVKKIIIYSRDELKQSIIKQKYPAHDYPQLRFFIGDVRDKSRLTQACEGVDVIIHAAAIKQVDTAEYNPTECIRTNVDGAENVIHAALACGVHDVVALSTDKACAPINLYGATKLVSDKLFAAANNIRGSKDIKFSVVRYGNVMGSRGSVIPFFLEKRKDGVLPITHEEMTRFNISLQDGVNLVMFALGNHLGGEIFIPKIPSYKILDIAKAIAPECEIRNVGIRPGEKLHEEMITDTDSLNTIDLGLYYAILPSVSYTYTENQYMMHHKAQKVPFGFKYNSGTNTEWETVEGLRDLIKIHVDPSFTV from the coding sequence ATGTTGAATAACAAAACTGTTTTAATCACCGGTGGTACTGGCTCATTTGGTAAGCAATTTATCAATACAATTTTAGAGCGTTACCCAGAAGTAAAAAAAATTATCATTTATTCTCGAGATGAGTTAAAACAATCAATAATTAAGCAGAAGTACCCTGCTCATGATTATCCTCAGTTACGTTTTTTTATTGGTGATGTGCGGGACAAAAGTAGATTAACACAGGCTTGCGAGGGCGTAGATGTAATTATTCATGCAGCAGCGATTAAACAAGTTGATACGGCTGAATATAACCCTACTGAGTGTATTCGTACTAATGTTGATGGAGCCGAGAATGTTATTCATGCTGCACTAGCGTGTGGTGTCCACGATGTTGTTGCACTATCAACTGACAAAGCTTGTGCACCCATAAACTTATACGGAGCTACTAAATTAGTTTCTGACAAACTGTTTGCTGCTGCTAATAATATCCGTGGTTCAAAAGATATTAAATTTAGCGTTGTTCGTTATGGGAATGTCATGGGGTCTCGTGGTTCAGTTATTCCTTTTTTCTTAGAAAAACGTAAAGATGGTGTTTTACCTATTACTCATGAAGAGATGACTCGTTTTAACATATCCTTACAAGATGGTGTAAATTTAGTTATGTTTGCTTTAGGGAACCATTTAGGCGGTGAGATTTTTATCCCTAAGATTCCATCTTATAAAATTTTAGATATAGCAAAAGCCATTGCTCCAGAGTGTGAAATTCGTAATGTCGGTATCCGTCCTGGTGAAAAATTACATGAAGAGATGATAACGGATACGGATTCCTTAAATACTATCGATTTAGGCCTTTATTATGCAATACTTCCTTCAGTTTCTTATACTTATACAGAGAATCAGTACATGATGCATCATAAAGCACAAAAGGTTCCTTTTGGTTTTAAGTATAATTCCGGCACAAATACCGAATGGGAAACAGTTGAAGGGTTACGTGATTTAATTAAAATTCATGTAGATCCAAGCTTTACTGTATAG
- a CDS encoding NAD-dependent epimerase/dehydratase family protein translates to MNILIYGATGYIGNKLVEYLMAQGYCIGNVSRRISPIAGVNNYLFDDDVEIILSKFKPHKIIYMSACFDNNNIASIIDINVKKPLEILKVLEINSDIEFIYIGSYWQFGNIDNKNIAIDLYSASKKAIVPFLDFYNTYTKVLCKEIVLYGTYGESDGRGKLLDYLITMSNKCQKVALTEGLQELNLVNVDDICVNIEKIMQITKKNKFQILSDSSYTPRELVEIIRKYQPIEVSFGELDYRSVELMTLWMNSNYTQIYTEDNIESYIKAKLTNV, encoded by the coding sequence ATGAACATATTAATTTATGGTGCAACAGGTTATATTGGAAATAAGCTTGTCGAATATTTGATGGCACAAGGTTACTGTATAGGTAATGTCAGTAGGCGTATATCACCTATTGCTGGTGTAAATAATTATTTATTCGATGATGATGTTGAAATTATACTATCTAAATTTAAGCCTCATAAAATTATTTACATGTCTGCTTGCTTTGATAATAATAACATAGCAAGTATTATTGATATAAATGTTAAAAAACCACTGGAGATATTAAAAGTACTTGAAATTAATAGTGATATTGAATTTATTTATATTGGTAGTTATTGGCAATTCGGAAATATTGATAATAAAAATATAGCAATAGATTTATATTCCGCATCAAAAAAAGCAATTGTACCATTTTTGGATTTTTACAATACTTACACGAAAGTATTGTGTAAAGAGATTGTATTATATGGAACTTATGGCGAAAGTGATGGCCGAGGAAAACTTTTAGATTACTTAATAACAATGTCAAATAAATGTCAAAAAGTCGCTTTAACGGAAGGCTTGCAAGAGTTAAACCTTGTTAATGTTGATGATATTTGCGTTAATATCGAAAAAATAATGCAAATTACAAAAAAAAATAAATTTCAGATTCTATCAGATTCATCTTATACTCCAAGGGAGTTAGTTGAGATTATCCGTAAGTACCAACCAATTGAAGTTAGTTTTGGTGAATTAGATTATAGGTCCGTAGAACTGATGACATTGTGGATGAATTCAAATTATACGCAGATTTATACGGAAGATAATATTGAAAGTTACATCAAAGCTAAGTTAACAAATGTCTAA